Below is a window of Candidatus Dependentiae bacterium DNA.
ATCGCTTTATTTATTGCGATAATATCTTGGGCAGTTTTTAAAACACCAACTTGTTTTTCAATCTCTTTTTCCATCTCGGGGAATGTAACGGTTGGTAATTCACTTAATGTAGCTATAGGGCTAATTAATTGCATAATATTTTGTTGATGATCATTCAATGATTCACGAATTTCAGCCATATTTTCTTTAATTAATAATATGAGATTCGTTAGTGCGATATAATCAGCTTCGGGTTCCTGTTTACCAATTGCCTTGTTTAAAGCCATAGAGTCAGCATTTATTTCTGAGCGAACTTCTTCTGAAATCCGGTGAAACTTTGCAAGCGAGAGTATTCTAAAAAAACTGTATGAAGTATGTAGCGCCATCCCAAGATTCATGATTTCAATCTTTTCATCTTGTGTCGCTTTTTCTGCCCTAATCCATTTTATTAATAGACCAGCATAAATTATGTAGCACATAATATTTACTGCAGTATCCATTTTTAAGACAGATTCTTTTCTAGAATCTGCAATACCTTCATATTGTTGTGGAACTAAAGGCATAGCCCATTTAGCTAAACTAGCATTGTTTGTTATTCTTCCAAGGAACTTTACGTCATCATAACAATCTTTAAAATTGCTTGGAAATCTCTCGATTTCATCCAATAGGTGATTAACTTTTATAAATGCTGCCGCGATGAGCTTATTTTTTTCCTGGATGTCTTTTGTATCAAAAATTGATGAAGTTAATTCATCTGGTGCCGTCAATGCATTTGAACTGCTAGATTTTTGCATAGATTGAGCGATGGCAAGTTCTTTGCCTTCTTTTTGTGACTCACCTTTAAAAGGCACTTCTTCTTTGCCAGGTTTAATTTCTTGTTTACCGAATTTATTCGGGTTTTCCATTGCGCCTATATTAAGCGCAAAGCATAATGAGGCAAAACCCATTATTGATTTCTTGTTTATCTTAAACATTTTGTAACTCCATTTTTAATCAAATAAATGTATCCATTAATAGGATACCCGAAGTATAAATAATTACAAGTAGGATTTTGTATGTGGTGGAAGCTTGGGCATAATTGATAGCTCGCTATATCGTATACCGCCATCTCCCCCAGTATTGACAAATTTTCTAATTGAAATTATTTAAAAATCCTATAATCTAGATGTATGGACTTAAAATAAATGGGGTTATAATTATGAAAATTTCCAAAATAGTACTTGTTTTATTAATGGCATCTTCAATGATGACTCAGAATAGTGTTGCAGTTGATTGGCGCAACATATGGGAGCAATCAGTGCCATATTTAAAACAAATCGAAATGAAGCACATTTGGACTGCTATAAGTATCGCATCGACGGCTAGTGCTTTTATGGGTTGGAGAAAATATAATAAAACGGCAATTTTTTCTCGCCCAACGGCGATTAAAAGTGAAATAACATTCAATGACTTTTACGGCGCTCCTGAAAAAATAAAGCAATTTGTTAATCTTTTTCCAAAAGTAATATCTTCAGGTAATACTGAACTGATTGAACAATTACCTAAGGCATATTTATTTACAGGAGTAGCGGGAACTGGTAAAACCACATTGGCAATGGCTCTTGCGGGTCAGCTTAAAGCTCCTTTATTTGTACTAGAAGCGGATAGTAGTTTGTTGTTTCCTTTTATTGGTTCTTTCAAATTATCGCAATATATAAATGCTGCGCAGGCTGCTGCGCAAAAAGATCCGTCTAAGTTAGCAATTATCTTTATTGATGAGATTCATTTGGTTGCAGATGGTCAATTCTCATTATTACATAGTTTGCTTACGAAATTAGATGGTGTTGCTACCAAAAATATTACTGCGCCTAATGAAAAAGCGGGTCATGTACTTATTATTGGCGCGACTAATAAAGATGACTTAATCGATTCAGCATTGAAGAGACCTGGTAGATTTGAAGAAGTTAGATTAAGCAAGCCAGATATAGGATTAACTAAGCTGCTACTTAAAAAATATTTGGGTGAAAATGCTAATAATGAATCTGTTGATTTGATCGTTAATTGCTTAGCGATAAACTTTATGACCCCTGCTGAGATAAAGATGTGGGCATCAAAAGCCAAATTAGCATCTTATGGCAGGGCAGATAAGGTGGCACGAATCGAACTAATCGATTTAGAGGAAGCCTTTCTTGATATTGCAAAAACAATATGGAATAACACAAAATATGCATCTGAGGCAGCGTTAAAGATTCTTCACGCTCGAGAAGATAAAATAAAGAAACCCAAAAAAGAGATAAAGCAGTTTACTTTAAGAAATGGTAATGTCGTCCCACTAGATGAGAATAGTGGCAACACCCCTCCCTTCTGGTATACCGTCGAGAATGGAAAGCTTGTTTCGATGTTTGGCCCCGAGGACAACAAAAAAGAAGAAAATGACGATGAACCGCGCATTCCTTGTCAAGACAGTGCAGTGTTTCAAAAAGGTTACAGAGAAAAATGGAATGCACAACGCGCGTTCTTAAATACGAAATAAAAATAAAGCATTTTGCGTTGTTGCTCGGATAATTGTTTCATTAGATTCATTTCGCAATTGCGCTAGAAATTGTGCAATATTCGCTATTTGTGCTGGCGAATTTTGCTTGCCCCGTATTTCTTGCGGCGGTAAATAGGGAGCATCGGTTTCAAGAATAATGCTTTCGAGCGGTACATTTTTAAAAACATTTCTGAGCTCGTTGTTTTTAGGGTAGGTGAGCGGCCCGCCAATTCCCATATAAAAATTACGTTTCATAACTTCGTGCGCAAATTTCATGTCTTCGGAAAAACAATGAATAACGCCCCGCAGATTTCTACCCTGAAATTCATCAATAATCGCAAGCGTTTCATATGCGGCATCTCGTGTATGCACAATAAGCGCACGATCATATTTTAATGCTAATTCTATTTGTGCACGAAATGAGTTTTCTTGGCGCGCACGATCATAATCAGGATAATGAAAATCGAGCCCACATTCGCCGATGGCAACTATTTTATTGCCCCCAGAAAACTTATCAGTTATTCCGGGGACCCCAAGATCATTAATAATAAGTTGTTCAATTTTTTCTAAATCCGATTGCCAGTTTTCTGTCGCATCATTTGGGTGAATGCCAACTGCAGCAAAGCAATTAGGAAAATGCTGCGCGATCAATACGCAATTTTGGCTTTCAATAAGGCTCGTTCCCACATTTATAAT
It encodes the following:
- a CDS encoding AAA family ATPase, with protein sequence MKISKIVLVLLMASSMMTQNSVAVDWRNIWEQSVPYLKQIEMKHIWTAISIASTASAFMGWRKYNKTAIFSRPTAIKSEITFNDFYGAPEKIKQFVNLFPKVISSGNTELIEQLPKAYLFTGVAGTGKTTLAMALAGQLKAPLFVLEADSSLLFPFIGSFKLSQYINAAQAAAQKDPSKLAIIFIDEIHLVADGQFSLLHSLLTKLDGVATKNITAPNEKAGHVLIIGATNKDDLIDSALKRPGRFEEVRLSKPDIGLTKLLLKKYLGENANNESVDLIVNCLAINFMTPAEIKMWASKAKLASYGRADKVARIELIDLEEAFLDIAKTIWNNTKYASEAALKILHAREDKIKKPKKEIKQFTLRNGNVVPLDENSGNTPPFWYTVENGKLVSMFGPEDNKKEENDDEPRIPCQDSAVFQKGYREKWNAQRAFLNTK
- a CDS encoding TatD family hydrolase, whose amino-acid sequence is MQNHLPILCDTHCHINIMVKKTFDTPLLPEHFPLAKTIIDQAAAVGVNRIINVGTSLIESQNCVLIAQHFPNCFAAVGIHPNDATENWQSDLEKIEQLIINDLGVPGITDKFSGGNKIVAIGECGLDFHYPDYDRARQENSFRAQIELALKYDRALIVHTRDAAYETLAIIDEFQGRNLRGVIHCFSEDMKFAHEVMKRNFYMGIGGPLTYPKNNELRNVFKNVPLESIILETDAPYLPPQEIRGKQNSPAQIANIAQFLAQLRNESNETIIRATTQNALFLFRI